A DNA window from Ignavibacteriales bacterium contains the following coding sequences:
- a CDS encoding tetratricopeptide repeat protein produces MLWQGHIAGIERDIAKLEADKSNRIKSFLLEMISSPDPLKDGSEVKVIDVIQKASAKLKSELINHPQIEAEIRTILGNTYQNLGIYDSAETELTKALGLNKKIYGDQSKETAMSLKSIGLIYHYEGDYEKAEEYYKKSLAILKSIETKPSFETALVLDTYGTLMTDQGEYEKAEKITEEALQIAESAKGPDDPDVAQIKNNLATSYNYLEKLDKADSLYKESLRVFRKVYGNFHIRVSSSLNNLAFIYIFKKEHKQALPLLEEALKIKIVVLGIDHPDLINAYSNVGSTYFNIDDYNNAEKYMKASIDVGLKNYSEDNINLSRPYSWYGKTLVANKKFEKGIYYSKKAYLIRKKAFGEKNNLTLITQSQYGQNLLDTGNFKEAEKQLLESYKGLNEIFGNKKEATQKTLGAIVELYKDLKKENKVKYYSNLIIKEKN; encoded by the coding sequence GTGTTGTGGCAAGGGCATATAGCCGGTATTGAAAGAGATATAGCTAAGCTGGAAGCGGATAAATCGAATAGAATAAAATCATTTTTACTTGAAATGATTTCGTCTCCTGACCCATTAAAAGATGGTAGCGAAGTAAAAGTAATTGATGTTATTCAAAAAGCATCCGCCAAGCTAAAATCTGAGTTAATAAATCATCCGCAAATTGAAGCTGAGATAAGGACAATACTTGGAAACACATATCAAAACCTTGGTATATATGATTCAGCAGAAACTGAATTAACAAAAGCTTTAGGTTTAAACAAAAAAATATATGGTGATCAAAGTAAAGAAACTGCAATGAGTTTAAAGAGTATTGGATTGATCTATCATTACGAAGGTGATTATGAAAAAGCAGAAGAATACTACAAAAAATCTCTCGCGATTTTGAAGTCAATCGAAACTAAGCCTTCTTTTGAAACAGCGTTAGTGTTAGATACATATGGCACTTTAATGACTGATCAGGGAGAATATGAAAAAGCGGAAAAAATAACAGAAGAAGCCCTTCAGATTGCTGAATCAGCTAAAGGTCCTGATGATCCTGATGTTGCCCAAATAAAAAATAATCTTGCAACCTCATACAATTACCTCGAAAAATTGGATAAAGCAGATTCGCTATATAAAGAAAGTCTTAGAGTCTTTAGAAAAGTTTATGGGAATTTTCATATAAGAGTATCAAGCAGCCTGAACAATTTAGCTTTTATATATATCTTTAAGAAAGAACATAAGCAGGCGCTTCCATTGCTTGAAGAAGCATTGAAAATAAAAATAGTTGTGCTTGGTATAGATCATCCTGATTTAATAAATGCTTACTCAAACGTTGGCAGCACATATTTTAATATTGACGATTATAATAATGCTGAAAAATATATGAAAGCCTCTATTGATGTAGGACTTAAAAACTATTCTGAGGACAACATTAATTTAAGCCGCCCTTATAGTTGGTACGGAAAAACTTTAGTGGCTAATAAAAAATTTGAAAAAGGAATTTATTATTCAAAGAAAGCATATTTGATTCGTAAAAAAGCTTTTGGAGAGAAGAATAATCTAACATTAATTACTCAATCACAGTACGGACAAAACTTGCTGGACACAGGTAATTTTAAAGAGGCTGAAAAACAGTTACTCGAAAGTTATAAAGGATTGAATGAAATTTTTGGAAATAAAAAAGAAGCTACCCAGAAAACTTTAGGGGCAATTGTTGAATTGTACAAAGATTTAAAAAAAGAGAATAAGGTTAAATACTATTCAAATTTAATTATTAAGGAGAAAAATTGA
- a CDS encoding serine/threonine protein kinase: MGLVYLGLRDDEVKQKAAVKIINPGVSSGIVIKRFQNERQTLANLNHPNISRLLDGGITDDGIQFLVMEYIEGIPIDEYCDAKKLGIKDRLNLFLKVAAVVQYAHKNLVIHKDLKPNNILITQDGEPKLLDFGIAKILSPENNPLETVTQRGIWNLTPEFASPEQINGEPITTSSDVYSLGIILYKLLTGHSPYKIKSVFHSDISKIITQSEPTKPSEIIFKTIVNESEENNSEINPETICRTREGSIDKLHKKLVGDLDNIISMAIRKEPERRYSSVDNFADDIKRYLNDRPVNAHSDSLIYRSKKFIKRNKTAVIPAAIIFY, from the coding sequence ATGGGCCTGGTTTATCTTGGCTTGCGTGATGATGAAGTAAAACAAAAAGCTGCTGTTAAGATTATCAACCCTGGTGTGTCCAGTGGCATTGTTATTAAGAGATTTCAAAATGAAAGACAAACACTAGCTAATCTTAATCATCCTAATATTTCCCGATTGCTTGATGGCGGTATTACTGATGATGGAATTCAGTTTTTAGTGATGGAATACATTGAGGGAATTCCGATAGATGAATATTGTGATGCGAAAAAACTTGGCATAAAAGACAGGTTGAATCTTTTTCTTAAAGTTGCAGCAGTTGTTCAATATGCACATAAGAATCTTGTTATACATAAAGATTTGAAACCAAACAATATTTTGATTACACAAGATGGCGAACCAAAGCTTCTTGATTTTGGAATTGCAAAAATTCTTTCTCCCGAAAATAACCCACTTGAGACTGTTACTCAAAGAGGTATATGGAACTTAACTCCGGAATTTGCAAGTCCCGAACAAATCAATGGCGAACCAATAACTACATCAAGCGATGTATATTCGCTTGGAATAATTTTGTATAAGCTATTAACAGGACATAGTCCTTACAAAATAAAAAGTGTATTTCATTCAGATATAAGCAAAATCATTACGCAATCAGAACCAACAAAACCAAGTGAAATAATATTCAAAACAATTGTAAATGAATCCGAAGAAAACAATTCTGAAATCAATCCTGAAACCATCTGCAGGACAAGAGAAGGCAGCATTGATAAACTTCATAAAAAATTAGTTGGAGACTTAGACAATATTATTTCAATGGCGATAAGAAAGGAACCTGAAAGAAGATATTCCTCCGTTGATAATTTTGCCGACGATATTAAAAGGTATTTAAACGATAGACCTGTAAACGCACATAGTGATTCTCTTATCTATAGAAGTAAAAAATTTATTAAAAGAAATAAAACCGCTGTTATACCTGCTGCAATAATTTTTTACTAA
- a CDS encoding T9SS type A sorting domain-containing protein, translating to MKLFSNFVCQLIVISMFLLSTAYSQWIQQGSKLFPGNSIGSTIYNGYSVALSSDGNTAIVGGIGDDANAGAAWIYTRSGGGIWTVEAKLVGFGAIGKASQGFSVALSADGNTAIVGGIGDNTNAGAVWIFKRTGSSWAQQGLKLVGTGAVGNAQQGVAVSLSADGNTAIVGGNRDNNFAGAVWVFTQSNNGVWSQQGSKLVVTNAIGNSRFGISVDLSSDGNTAIIGGHTDNANAGATWIFTRSGNTWTAQTKLSGAGAIGNARFGRSVSISSDGNTAIVGGYEDDAAQGAVWVYTRSGSTWTQQGNKLVGTGATGNASQGFSISLSADGNTAVVGGIDDNAFAGAAWVFTRSGGVWSQLGNKLFGSDAVGIANQGGAVAISPDGNTIIVGGIADNTNKGAAWVFVPGTTSVQQTSNDTPSNFLLEQNYPNPFNPSTNIQFELPQSGYVTLEIFSVTGERVDVLISEELNDGKYNYEWNGSNLTSGIYFYRINAGSYVETRKMVLLK from the coding sequence ATGAAGCTCTTTTCAAATTTTGTTTGTCAACTTATTGTAATCAGCATGTTTCTTCTATCTACAGCTTATTCACAGTGGATTCAACAAGGAAGCAAGCTTTTTCCAGGTAACAGTATAGGATCTACTATTTACAACGGATACTCGGTCGCGCTATCATCTGATGGGAACACTGCAATTGTGGGTGGAATTGGGGACGATGCAAATGCCGGAGCTGCGTGGATCTATACTCGAAGTGGTGGCGGTATATGGACCGTAGAAGCAAAACTAGTTGGCTTTGGCGCCATTGGAAAAGCAAGCCAGGGTTTTTCTGTTGCTCTTTCCGCCGATGGTAATACTGCGATTGTGGGTGGAATTGGTGACAATACAAATGCCGGAGCAGTATGGATATTTAAACGAACTGGTAGTTCGTGGGCTCAACAAGGACTTAAACTTGTAGGAACAGGTGCTGTGGGAAATGCACAACAAGGTGTTGCTGTATCTCTTTCTGCAGACGGCAATACAGCTATAGTTGGAGGAAATCGTGACAATAATTTTGCGGGTGCTGTATGGGTCTTTACTCAAAGTAACAACGGTGTTTGGTCTCAACAAGGAAGTAAACTTGTCGTCACAAATGCGATAGGAAACTCGAGGTTTGGAATTTCTGTCGACCTTTCATCAGACGGAAATACAGCTATTATTGGCGGACATACTGACAACGCTAATGCCGGTGCAACATGGATATTTACTCGAAGTGGTAACACTTGGACAGCTCAAACGAAACTCAGTGGTGCAGGTGCTATTGGAAATGCCCGATTCGGTCGATCTGTTTCAATTTCATCCGATGGAAATACTGCTATCGTTGGTGGATATGAAGACGATGCCGCACAGGGTGCAGTTTGGGTTTACACACGCAGCGGAAGTACCTGGACTCAGCAAGGAAACAAGCTTGTTGGCACTGGTGCCACCGGGAATGCAAGCCAAGGGTTTTCTATTTCTCTTTCTGCTGATGGAAATACAGCAGTTGTTGGCGGGATAGATGATAATGCGTTTGCTGGTGCCGCATGGGTTTTCACGCGGAGTGGTGGTGTTTGGTCTCAGTTAGGGAACAAACTATTTGGTTCGGATGCAGTCGGAATTGCAAACCAGGGCGGCGCTGTTGCAATATCACCCGATGGTAATACGATAATTGTTGGAGGAATTGCGGACAATACAAACAAAGGCGCCGCATGGGTTTTCGTTCCCGGTACAACTTCAGTCCAACAAACTTCTAACGATACTCCAAGTAATTTTTTGTTAGAACAAAATTATCCCAACCCATTTAATCCGAGTACTAATATTCAATTTGAATTACCGCAATCAGGTTATGTAACATTAGAAATTTTTAGTGTTACGGGCGAACGAGTTGATGTTTTAATTTCTGAAGAACTGAATGACGGTAAATACAATTACGAATGGAATGGTTCCAACTTAACAAGTGGAATTTATTTTTATCGAATAAATGCTGGAAGTTATGTTGAAACAAGAAAGATGGTACTTCTAAAATAA